One window from the genome of Natronomonas pharaonis DSM 2160 encodes:
- a CDS encoding NTP transferase domain-containing protein: MDALVMCGGRGSRLDRGEKPLVAVDGVPMVDRVIDAVTASGFDTVAAVTSPHAPDTAAHLDGRVPLIETDGDGYVADLTDAIDRVGTPVVTVAADVPLLAPGPLDRLREAYEGPSVTLCVPSALKRQLGVSVDTERDHEGVAVAPTGVNVVGADDAETVRVSHDARLAVNVNRPDDLAIADRLAAGLPREVSSDGPR, from the coding sequence ATGGACGCTCTGGTGATGTGCGGCGGCCGTGGCAGCCGACTCGACCGCGGTGAAAAACCGCTCGTCGCTGTTGATGGGGTTCCGATGGTCGACCGCGTCATCGACGCGGTGACAGCCAGCGGCTTCGATACGGTGGCTGCCGTCACGTCTCCCCACGCCCCCGATACCGCCGCCCATCTCGATGGTCGGGTACCACTCATCGAGACGGACGGCGACGGCTACGTCGCCGACCTGACCGACGCCATCGACCGCGTCGGGACGCCGGTCGTAACCGTTGCCGCCGACGTACCGCTGCTTGCCCCCGGCCCGCTCGACCGGCTCCGGGAGGCCTACGAGGGGCCATCGGTGACGCTCTGTGTGCCATCGGCGCTCAAACGCCAGCTGGGCGTGAGCGTTGACACGGAGCGCGACCACGAGGGTGTCGCGGTCGCTCCGACCGGCGTGAACGTCGTCGGTGCGGACGACGCCGAGACAGTTCGGGTGAGCCACGACGCCCGGCTGGCGGTCAACGTCAACCGCCCGGACGACCTCGCCATCGCCGACCGGCTGGCCGCCGGGCTTCCGCGGGAGGTGTCGTCCGATGGACCCCGATAG
- the cobD gene encoding threonine-phosphate decarboxylase CobD, producing the protein MDPDSIDAVDRVPHGSSDDPDVLDLSANINPEVPDGCRAVYREAFADARSYPNDSYPEYRAAAADYVGCAADDVVPTAGGLAAMRLAIGTVVGPGDRVLVPAPSFGEYAREVRLAGGEPDIVDYGTLLDRSPEEYAMAVVCTPNNPTGDCYDADTLRAFADRCAEVGTVLLADEAFLGFTDRASLAGREGVVVARSLTKLFGLPGLRAGFAVATGELGDRLQTARPAWSLGGPAAAVGAHAMADTAFVSDTRRRIDRERAHLRDRLAAHGFEVFPSEAPFLLCDVGGPPDGLLAACREHGVVLRDATTFRGLDRHVRIAVRTREATETLCETLDVVL; encoded by the coding sequence ATGGACCCCGATAGCATCGACGCTGTCGACCGTGTGCCGCACGGCTCCAGCGACGACCCCGACGTGCTCGACCTGAGCGCGAACATCAACCCGGAGGTCCCTGACGGCTGCCGGGCGGTCTACCGGGAGGCGTTCGCGGACGCCCGTTCGTATCCGAACGACAGCTACCCCGAGTACCGGGCTGCTGCCGCCGACTACGTCGGCTGTGCGGCCGACGACGTCGTCCCGACTGCGGGCGGACTGGCCGCGATGCGGCTGGCAATCGGAACGGTGGTCGGTCCCGGCGACCGCGTACTCGTGCCCGCGCCGTCGTTCGGCGAGTACGCCCGGGAGGTCAGGCTCGCGGGTGGCGAACCGGATATTGTCGACTACGGAACGCTTCTTGACCGGTCGCCGGAGGAGTATGCGATGGCGGTCGTCTGCACACCCAACAACCCGACCGGCGACTGTTACGACGCCGACACGCTCCGGGCGTTCGCTGACCGATGTGCCGAGGTCGGCACCGTTCTGTTGGCCGACGAAGCGTTCCTCGGCTTTACCGACCGTGCGTCGCTGGCCGGCCGTGAGGGTGTGGTCGTCGCTCGCTCGCTGACGAAGCTGTTCGGCCTGCCCGGACTGCGCGCCGGCTTTGCGGTCGCGACCGGCGAACTCGGCGACCGCCTTCAGACCGCCCGCCCCGCGTGGTCGCTGGGCGGCCCGGCGGCGGCGGTCGGCGCACACGCGATGGCCGATACGGCGTTTGTCTCCGACACGCGCCGCCGAATCGACCGCGAGCGCGCCCACCTCCGGGACCGACTCGCTGCGCATGGGTTCGAGGTGTTTCCCTCCGAAGCGCCGTTCCTGCTCTGTGATGTCGGCGGGCCGCCGGATGGCCTGCTGGCTGCCTGCCGGGAGCACGGCGTCGTCCTCCGGGACGCGACGACCTTCCGGGGGCTCGACCGACACGTCCGCATCGCGGTCCGGACCCGCGAGGCGACCGAGACGCTCTGTGAGACGCTCGATGTGGTGCTGTGA